Proteins from a single region of Planctomycetota bacterium:
- a CDS encoding nucleotide sugar dehydrogenase yields MKKVIELIKSKKAKVGIIGMGYVGLPLARLFAQNGFAVIGFDIDKEKIKNLNAGKSYIKHISSDSIKQMLRQGFRPSNNFKELKATDAIIICVPTPLTKMREPDLSYIVNTAEVISQNLRKDHLVILESTTYPGTTDEDVLPILEKSGLKFGKDFYLAFSPEREDPGNPVYSTEKIPKVVGGVNKESGELAALLYGSVVKNIVPVSTARVAEATKLLENIYRCINIAMVNELKMLFDRMDIDVWEVIKAASTKPFGFHPFYPGPGLGGHCIPIDPFYLTWKARQFEMPTRFIELAGEINTNMPYYVVTRVIDALNVRDKSIKGAKILILGVAYKKDVDDMRESPSIRLIEILEEKGAIVCYNDPFIPKFPHLRQHKIGLKSQALTADLLKKQDAVVIATDHSIYDYQWIVKNSHLVVDSRNATAKVTVGKEKIVKA; encoded by the coding sequence ATGAAAAAGGTTATTGAGCTAATAAAGTCCAAAAAAGCCAAGGTCGGAATCATCGGGATGGGTTATGTCGGGCTGCCCTTAGCACGCCTTTTTGCCCAGAACGGATTCGCCGTCATTGGGTTCGATATCGATAAGGAAAAGATTAAAAACCTTAATGCGGGCAAAAGCTACATTAAGCATATCTCCTCCGATTCCATAAAACAGATGCTCCGACAGGGTTTTCGCCCGAGCAATAATTTCAAGGAGCTTAAAGCCACGGACGCCATCATTATCTGCGTGCCTACCCCCTTGACCAAGATGCGCGAGCCGGATCTTTCCTATATAGTTAATACCGCCGAGGTGATTTCACAGAATTTGCGCAAAGACCACCTGGTCATACTGGAAAGCACTACTTATCCGGGGACAACGGATGAAGATGTCCTGCCGATACTGGAAAAATCAGGCCTCAAATTCGGCAAGGATTTCTATCTGGCATTTTCACCAGAGCGCGAAGACCCGGGTAACCCCGTTTACTCCACGGAGAAAATACCAAAGGTGGTCGGCGGAGTGAATAAAGAATCTGGCGAGCTTGCTGCGCTTTTATACGGGAGCGTGGTCAAAAACATCGTGCCGGTTTCCACAGCGCGCGTTGCCGAGGCAACCAAGCTCTTGGAGAATATCTACCGCTGTATTAATATCGCGATGGTAAACGAGCTTAAGATGCTCTTTGACCGCATGGACATAGATGTTTGGGAAGTAATAAAAGCCGCTTCAACCAAGCCCTTTGGATTCCATCCATTTTATCCGGGGCCGGGGCTGGGCGGGCATTGCATCCCGATAGACCCGTTTTACCTTACCTGGAAAGCGCGTCAGTTTGAAATGCCGACAAGGTTTATTGAACTCGCCGGGGAAATCAATACCAATATGCCTTATTATGTGGTGACTAGGGTGATTGACGCCTTGAACGTGCGAGACAAATCCATTAAAGGTGCCAAGATTCTCATTCTCGGCGTGGCATATAAAAAGGACGTGGATGATATGCGCGAATCGCCGTCCATACGTTTGATAGAAATACTGGAGGAAAAGGGCGCTATCGTGTGCTATAACGACCCCTTTATCCCGAAATTCCCGCACCTGCGCCAGCATAAAATTGGCTTGAAGTCGCAGGCGCTTACCGCGGACCTTTTGAAGAAGCAGGACGCGGTGGTGATTGCTACAGACCATTCGATTTATGATTACCAGTGGATTGTGAAGAATTCCCATCTGGTAGTGGACAGCCGTAACGCCACGGCAAAGGTGACAGTGGGGAAAGAGAAGATAGTTAAGGCTTAA
- a CDS encoding phosphomannomutase/phosphoglucomutase encodes MGIFKAYDIRGKYPSELDEPKAYIIGRAIARYFKVKSIAIGRDVRLSSDSMRDALVKGLTDEQVAVTDIGVATTPMSYFASAVYGFPAMVMVTASHNPPEYNGFKICRENAIALSEKTGLLDIKRIADEISLQYKYAPAKTKTALLDIKADYKKLILNLVKIPKPVKIVVDTANGAVGPVFEEIFSKAEFAYTALYFKPDGRFPNHEPNPMNDENMVDIKKAILKNKADFGVAFDGDGDRCMFLDEKAERIPSDMVSALIAREMIAAEPGAGIVYDLRSSWAVKEEIVKAGGKPIRERVGHAFIKEMMRKYNSPFAGELSGHYYFRQSYPSPKGVGTVYWFADSGIVAFVNFINAVTRIGKPVSEIIKPFKRYFASGEQNFEVKDKDAVMEKITVEFKDASLKDKLDGVTIEYPDWWLNLRPSNTEPLLRLNLEAKTKDKLDKITDRLVKIIKEG; translated from the coding sequence ATGGGGATTTTTAAAGCGTACGATATCCGCGGGAAATATCCTTCCGAGCTGGATGAACCTAAGGCCTATATCATCGGCCGGGCGATTGCCAGATACTTTAAGGTTAAATCTATCGCCATCGGGCGCGATGTCCGCTTATCCTCAGATTCCATGCGGGACGCTTTAGTCAAGGGCTTAACGGATGAGCAAGTCGCGGTGACGGATATCGGGGTTGCCACCACGCCAATGTCTTATTTTGCCAGTGCCGTCTACGGATTCCCGGCAATGGTTATGGTGACTGCTTCTCACAATCCACCCGAATACAACGGATTCAAAATCTGTCGCGAGAACGCCATTGCTTTGTCAGAGAAAACGGGATTATTAGATATAAAGAGAATTGCGGATGAGATTTCTTTACAGTATAAATATGCTCCGGCAAAGACTAAGACCGCTTTGCTTGATATCAAAGCTGATTACAAGAAACTTATCCTGAATCTGGTCAAGATTCCCAAGCCGGTAAAAATAGTGGTGGATACAGCCAACGGCGCAGTCGGCCCGGTATTTGAAGAGATATTTTCTAAGGCGGAATTCGCCTACACGGCATTATATTTTAAGCCGGACGGAAGGTTTCCTAACCACGAGCCCAATCCAATGAATGACGAGAACATGGTAGATATCAAAAAGGCGATATTGAAGAATAAGGCGGATTTCGGGGTTGCTTTTGATGGGGACGGCGACCGTTGCATGTTCCTGGATGAAAAGGCCGAGCGGATTCCGAGCGACATGGTTTCCGCCCTGATTGCGCGGGAGATGATAGCCGCCGAGCCTGGCGCCGGGATTGTCTACGATCTACGCTCAAGTTGGGCGGTCAAAGAAGAAATCGTTAAAGCCGGAGGCAAGCCGATAAGGGAGCGAGTAGGCCACGCATTTATCAAGGAGATGATGCGGAAATACAATTCGCCTTTTGCCGGCGAATTATCCGGACATTATTATTTCCGCCAAAGTTATCCCAGTCCCAAGGGCGTAGGAACGGTTTACTGGTTCGCGGATTCCGGGATTGTCGCCTTTGTCAATTTTATAAACGCCGTGACGCGTATAGGAAAGCCGGTTTCAGAGATTATCAAGCCATTCAAGCGCTATTTTGCCTCCGGCGAGCAGAACTTTGAGGTGAAGGATAAGGATGCCGTAATGGAAAAGATTACCGTCGAGTTTAAGGACGCTTCGCTAAAGGATAAACTGGATGGTGTGACCATAGAATACCCTGATTGGTGGCTGAATCTACGGCCTTCCAATACCGAGCCGCTTTTGAGACTTAACCTGGAAGCCAAAACCAAGGACAAACTGGATAAAATAACGGACAGGCTGGTGAAGATAATTAAGGAAGGCTAA
- a CDS encoding DJ-1/PfpI family protein has translation MKKVIIIVLLFVGLMGCNGKTPGLPNLNGKTALIIIAPQNFRDEEYRIPLTLLEKAGVKITVASSELGEAHGMLKKEKVKPDILLKDAKADEYDAVIFVGGLGAMKYFQDSDAQRIAKEAVEKNKLLAAICLAPAILANADLLKGKKATVYESEAETLKAKSALYENKTVVKDGLIITANGPEAAGEFAEAIVNALAQRAK, from the coding sequence GTGAAAAAAGTTATTATTATTGTTTTACTGTTTGTAGGGTTAATGGGATGTAACGGAAAGACTCCGGGGCTTCCGAATTTAAATGGCAAGACGGCGCTGATAATTATCGCGCCGCAGAATTTCCGCGACGAGGAATACCGAATTCCGCTGACGCTCTTGGAAAAAGCGGGCGTCAAGATTACAGTCGCTTCATCCGAACTTGGAGAAGCGCACGGAATGCTCAAGAAGGAAAAGGTAAAACCGGATATTCTACTTAAGGATGCCAAGGCAGATGAATATGACGCGGTTATATTCGTGGGCGGCCTTGGTGCGATGAAGTATTTTCAGGATAGCGATGCCCAAAGGATAGCCAAAGAAGCGGTGGAAAAGAACAAACTCTTGGCGGCAATATGCCTGGCGCCGGCGATACTGGCCAATGCGGATTTACTCAAAGGCAAAAAGGCGACGGTGTATGAATCCGAAGCCGAAACGCTGAAAGCCAAAAGCGCGCTTTATGAAAACAAAACGGTTGTGAAAGACGGGCTGATTATCACTGCCAACGGACCCGAAGCTGCCGGTGAATTTGCCGAGGCGATTGTCAATGCCTTGGCCCAAAGGGCTAAGTAA
- a CDS encoding MFS transporter, whose protein sequence is MAREITAAERRKGLNISIWDGVFTTIHGTLVGGVFSIGYISDLGAKNIHFALWTALPPLVIVAQIFTAYWLQSLSSRKPITVITAALSRLCWFAVIFLPFLFIKNKALNIFFALYVLAAITGAMAGNPWTSWMSDLVPRQLIGRYFSRRNMICAIVGAVVGQAAGLFQDYGKQIAGYIYNLLPTIDYLTKEEALNFINLGLLSLLGAIAGIIATVFLIKQPEPCFAIRETQRKPIMLWKYIKITLADKKFRIFIILFCAWSIINSFAAPFWLPYLKNNIKWGYSTIKFYESLALSFRILGLLIWGRLIDRYGCKPVIMVVIFFVSLHPLYWVVSDSNFSIMIYLDGISSGFMWAGMEIALLKMLLGSAPKEHKEMYYAVYGVLTSVSAALPQFLIGYVADIIPPGFVFLSLDFVKWVFFFTAIGRFAFLVPFSKLIIEPKSKPVLYLIDNIAGRVKGLLGFMSTVFAREEKPGKSS, encoded by the coding sequence ATGGCAAGAGAAATAACCGCGGCCGAACGCCGCAAGGGATTAAATATATCCATCTGGGACGGGGTGTTTACCACCATACATGGGACTTTGGTTGGCGGTGTGTTTTCTATCGGATATATAAGCGATCTTGGTGCGAAAAACATCCATTTCGCGCTTTGGACTGCCTTGCCTCCGTTGGTAATCGTGGCGCAGATTTTTACCGCTTATTGGCTGCAATCCTTATCGTCACGCAAACCGATTACCGTAATTACCGCGGCCTTATCCAGACTTTGCTGGTTCGCAGTAATATTCCTGCCTTTTCTGTTTATTAAAAACAAGGCATTGAATATTTTCTTCGCCCTTTATGTTTTAGCGGCGATTACCGGGGCGATGGCAGGAAACCCGTGGACTTCCTGGATGTCCGACCTCGTGCCGAGGCAATTGATCGGAAGATATTTTAGCCGACGAAACATGATTTGCGCGATAGTAGGAGCAGTTGTTGGACAGGCAGCTGGGCTTTTTCAAGATTACGGAAAACAGATTGCCGGGTATATCTACAATTTGCTGCCCACAATAGATTATCTGACAAAAGAAGAAGCGCTTAATTTTATTAATCTTGGACTGCTTTCGTTGCTGGGAGCAATAGCGGGCATAATCGCCACGGTATTTCTTATAAAACAGCCCGAACCGTGTTTCGCGATAAGAGAAACTCAGCGCAAGCCCATAATGCTATGGAAATATATAAAAATTACTTTGGCGGATAAAAAATTCAGAATATTTATAATCTTATTTTGCGCCTGGAGCATCATCAACAGTTTTGCCGCGCCGTTTTGGCTGCCGTACCTTAAGAATAATATAAAATGGGGTTATTCCACGATAAAATTCTATGAATCGCTGGCATTATCATTCCGTATCCTGGGGCTGTTAATCTGGGGTAGGCTTATCGACCGCTACGGATGCAAACCTGTAATCATGGTGGTGATATTTTTTGTTTCGCTCCATCCTTTATACTGGGTGGTTTCCGATTCCAATTTCAGCATCATGATTTATCTGGACGGCATTTCTAGCGGTTTTATGTGGGCGGGAATGGAAATCGCGCTTTTAAAGATGCTTCTGGGAAGCGCCCCCAAAGAGCATAAAGAAATGTATTATGCGGTATACGGCGTATTGACAAGCGTTTCCGCGGCGCTTCCGCAATTCCTTATCGGATATGTGGCGGATATAATCCCGCCGGGTTTCGTTTTCCTTTCTCTGGATTTTGTAAAATGGGTATTCTTTTTTACGGCCATCGGAAGATTCGCATTTCTGGTGCCTTTTTCAAAGCTGATAATCGAGCCGAAAAGCAAGCCGGTTTTATATCTTATTGATAATATAGCAGGACGCGTCAAAGGGTTGCTGGGGTTTATGAGCACGGTTTTCGCCCGGGAAGAAAAACCGGGGAAGAGCTCTTAA
- a CDS encoding acyl-CoA thioesterase has product MEIKIYYEDTDCGNVVYYANYLKFFERARTDYMNRRGVDLKAYHDKGVFFMVASARVDYRSPSHYGEIIVVDTWISKFGGASFVFQYKITEKETKRLVVEGETTIVMVDTKQKLKRLDPEMIAKLK; this is encoded by the coding sequence ATGGAAATAAAAATCTATTATGAAGACACCGACTGCGGCAACGTCGTTTATTACGCGAACTACCTTAAGTTCTTTGAGCGCGCCCGCACCGATTACATGAACCGGCGCGGGGTGGATTTAAAAGCCTACCACGACAAAGGCGTTTTCTTTATGGTCGCTTCGGCACGGGTTGATTACCGCTCCCCTTCACATTATGGAGAAATAATAGTGGTTGATACATGGATCTCTAAGTTCGGCGGTGCCAGTTTTGTCTTCCAGTATAAAATAACCGAGAAAGAAACCAAACGCCTGGTGGTGGAAGGCGAAACCACTATCGTCATGGTGGATACCAAACAAAAACTGAAGAGGCTGGACCCGGAAATGATCGCTAAATTAAAATAG
- the fsa gene encoding fructose-6-phosphate aldolase yields the protein MKIFLDTANLRDIKQAQDMGILDGVTTNPTLIAKEQKSFKELVKEICAIVKGPVNAEVVGKTADEMVKEAEELVKIAKNIVVKIPMNPEGLKAVRALSARGIKTNVTLCFSSLQAILAAKAGASYMSIFVGRLDDAGHVGMDVVRQIKQIYLNYKFPTEIIVASIRHPLHVVETALSGADIATIPYAVFEKMFKHPLTEDGIEIFLKDWAKVKV from the coding sequence ATGAAAATATTTTTAGATACCGCAAACCTGAGAGATATTAAGCAAGCGCAGGATATGGGGATTTTGGACGGGGTGACCACCAATCCGACCCTGATTGCCAAGGAGCAAAAATCTTTTAAGGAGCTGGTTAAAGAGATTTGCGCCATCGTCAAAGGTCCGGTCAACGCGGAAGTGGTCGGGAAAACTGCGGACGAAATGGTTAAAGAGGCGGAGGAGCTAGTAAAAATTGCCAAGAATATCGTGGTGAAAATTCCGATGAATCCCGAAGGGCTCAAGGCCGTGCGGGCCCTTTCCGCGCGCGGGATAAAGACCAATGTAACATTATGCTTCAGTTCACTCCAGGCGATACTGGCCGCCAAGGCCGGGGCGAGTTACATGAGCATTTTTGTCGGGCGGCTGGATGACGCCGGGCACGTCGGGATGGATGTCGTCCGCCAGATCAAGCAGATTTATCTTAATTACAAGTTTCCCACGGAAATAATCGTGGCGAGTATCAGGCATCCTTTGCACGTGGTGGAGACGGCGCTTTCGGGTGCGGATATCGCGACCATTCCTTACGCAGTGTTTGAAAAAATGTTCAAGCACCCCTTAACCGAGGACGGAATCGAGATTTTCCTTAAGGACTGGGCAAAAGTAAAAGTATAA
- a CDS encoding tetratricopeptide repeat protein translates to MICLLVIIFTASACPSVPKRGEYPSDNNFLEGDKSFYEGEYEAAITRYQAYLDNNSGSAFAGEAWMRMGLSRLALGDYDKALYDLLKAENKTKRTFLKAQVFGAIGRCYLFKREYEHAARYFKKVLSTGEGALPEDEVFFNLATALMRSGRWDDGINYFKRLIKEHPESRYAEAAKERLYFPPNNFVVQISKYQDKENAEEEMKELSEGKEIKTSLKIMLIEGEQYYFIWAGSFSSWEEAFKKAEEVQAKGVEAIVVP, encoded by the coding sequence ATGATTTGTTTATTGGTAATTATTTTCACCGCCTCGGCCTGCCCGAGTGTGCCCAAAAGGGGAGAGTATCCTTCCGACAATAATTTCCTTGAGGGTGATAAGAGTTTTTACGAGGGTGAATACGAAGCCGCGATAACCCGTTACCAGGCTTATTTAGACAATAATTCCGGTTCGGCTTTTGCCGGTGAGGCCTGGATGCGGATGGGATTAAGCCGCCTGGCCTTAGGGGATTACGATAAGGCGCTGTATGATTTGCTTAAGGCGGAGAACAAAACCAAGAGGACTTTTTTGAAGGCGCAGGTCTTCGGGGCAATCGGGCGGTGCTATCTTTTTAAAAGGGAATATGAGCATGCCGCGCGGTATTTTAAGAAGGTGCTGTCTACGGGCGAAGGCGCCCTGCCTGAAGACGAGGTCTTTTTTAACCTGGCGACGGCATTGATGAGAAGCGGACGATGGGATGACGGGATAAATTATTTCAAGCGATTAATAAAGGAACATCCGGAAAGCCGTTATGCCGAAGCAGCCAAGGAGCGTCTTTACTTTCCGCCCAATAATTTTGTGGTCCAGATTTCCAAATATCAGGATAAAGAAAATGCCGAAGAGGAGATGAAAGAATTGAGCGAGGGTAAAGAAATTAAAACTTCTTTGAAAATTATGTTGATAGAAGGCGAGCAATATTATTTTATATGGGCGGGTAGTTTTTCTTCCTGGGAAGAGGCTTTTAAGAAGGCGGAGGAAGTCCAAGCAAAAGGAGTGGAAGCGATAGTGGTGCCGTAA
- a CDS encoding enoyl-CoA hydratase/isomerase family protein, which yields MYEVKDGLAFVTVNRPEKLNALNDELINELFEAFYNIKKDNDIKAVLITGSGDKAFVAGADIKELSLLNPVTGKDKMLKGQALFSLIENAGKPVVAAINGFALGGGCELSLACTIRFASADAKFGQPEVNLGIIPGYGGTQRLSRLVGKGRALELILSGDMIDANEAYRIGLVNKVYPKEKLLEETERFCRRLMSKGTKALQYALEAVNKGLNQTLEDGFNLEANLFGVLCATEDMKEGLTAFLEKRKAEFKGK from the coding sequence ATGTATGAAGTGAAAGATGGTTTGGCTTTTGTAACGGTTAATCGTCCGGAGAAACTTAACGCGCTTAATGACGAGCTTATAAACGAATTGTTTGAGGCATTTTATAACATAAAAAAAGACAACGACATTAAGGCTGTTTTGATTACCGGATCGGGAGACAAGGCGTTCGTTGCTGGAGCGGATATAAAAGAGCTTTCCCTGTTAAACCCGGTTACCGGTAAAGACAAAATGCTTAAAGGGCAGGCGCTTTTTAGCCTGATTGAGAACGCAGGAAAACCGGTTGTGGCGGCGATTAACGGATTTGCTTTAGGCGGCGGGTGCGAATTGTCTTTAGCATGCACCATCCGGTTTGCATCAGCCGACGCCAAATTTGGGCAGCCGGAAGTGAATCTAGGGATTATCCCGGGTTACGGAGGAACGCAGCGGCTCAGCCGCCTGGTCGGGAAAGGCCGTGCTTTGGAACTGATTCTTTCCGGTGATATGATTGACGCAAACGAAGCTTACCGGATAGGATTGGTTAACAAGGTTTATCCGAAGGAAAAACTATTGGAGGAAACCGAGAGATTCTGCCGCAGGCTTATGTCCAAAGGGACAAAGGCGCTTCAATATGCGCTGGAAGCGGTAAACAAGGGCCTGAACCAGACTCTAGAAGACGGATTTAACCTGGAGGCGAATTTATTCGGAGTGCTTTGCGCAACCGAGGATATGAAGGAAGGGTTGACGGCGTTCTTGGAAAAACGCAAAGCGGAGTTTAAAGGAAAATAA
- a CDS encoding metallophosphoesterase family protein yields MKKAIISDIHGNLEALKAVLADIKAKGVSDIICLGDIVGYGPNPRECLKLIKDNCSVCIKGNHEEAVLYIGINFNIEAGLAVDWTRNEINSMKYDPAETEMMWNFIGELPRLHEGDDFLYVHASPKEPVREYLRPSDAANAEKMADNFNLIRQKCFCGHTHEPGVFVQYTDESVSFYRPDDIKGVYNLDENKCIINVGSVGQPRDNDNRACYVIMEDGRVSFQRLVYNYKETMKKILNTKVLPKMLAARLHAGK; encoded by the coding sequence ATGAAAAAAGCGATTATATCAGATATACACGGAAATCTTGAAGCCCTGAAAGCGGTTTTGGCGGATATCAAAGCCAAAGGCGTTTCGGATATCATATGCCTGGGCGATATCGTCGGATACGGACCCAACCCGCGCGAGTGCCTCAAGCTGATTAAAGATAATTGTTCTGTTTGCATCAAGGGAAACCACGAGGAAGCCGTCCTTTATATCGGCATAAACTTTAATATCGAAGCTGGTTTGGCGGTTGATTGGACTAGGAATGAGATAAACTCAATGAAGTATGACCCGGCGGAAACCGAAATGATGTGGAATTTTATCGGGGAATTGCCCCGCCTGCATGAAGGGGATGACTTTTTGTATGTTCATGCCTCGCCGAAAGAACCGGTCCGTGAATACCTGAGGCCTTCCGATGCCGCTAACGCTGAAAAGATGGCGGATAATTTTAACCTTATCCGGCAGAAATGCTTTTGCGGGCATACGCATGAGCCGGGGGTTTTTGTCCAGTATACGGATGAATCGGTCTCTTTTTACCGCCCTGATGATATAAAAGGCGTATATAATCTTGATGAGAATAAATGCATAATTAATGTCGGCTCGGTCGGACAGCCGCGGGATAACGATAACCGGGCTTGTTATGTAATAATGGAAGATGGCCGGGTTTCTTTCCAACGCCTGGTGTATAATTATAAGGAGACAATGAAGAAAATCCTGAATACAAAAGTCTTGCCCAAAATGCTGGCGGCGAGATTGCATGCCGGAAAATAA
- a CDS encoding NAD(P)H-hydrate dehydratase encodes MKIIKELPRLPKRPRNSHKGDYGRVLIIAGSRGMAGAARLAAEAALRSGSGLVTVATPKSQQPILAKKITCQMTYALPETKDGTIAFSARNPLLNLAKKQGVIAIGPGLSQNPQTIKLVLLLVPDLKVPTVIDADGLNALSKNVNTLKKAKAPLILTPHPGEMAKLIGSKVQWSKSSRDKIAVDFAKRYKVIVVLKGHQTVVTDGEKVYINKTGNPGMATAGSGDVLTGVIAGLLGQDLRPFEAAQLGVYIHGLAGDLAAKKIGELSLIATDILEFLPSAFRRIIK; translated from the coding sequence ATGAAAATTATTAAAGAGCTTCCGCGCTTACCTAAACGTCCCCGAAACAGCCACAAGGGTGATTATGGTAGAGTATTAATCATTGCCGGTTCGCGCGGGATGGCCGGTGCGGCCCGGCTGGCGGCGGAAGCCGCTTTGCGTTCCGGCTCAGGGCTGGTTACGGTTGCCACGCCCAAAAGCCAGCAGCCGATTCTCGCCAAAAAAATAACCTGCCAGATGACATACGCCCTTCCGGAGACAAAAGACGGGACAATCGCATTTTCCGCAAGAAACCCGTTGCTTAACCTGGCGAAAAAGCAGGGTGTTATAGCGATTGGTCCCGGGCTTTCCCAAAATCCGCAAACGATAAAATTAGTTTTATTATTGGTGCCTGATTTAAAAGTTCCGACAGTTATTGACGCCGACGGGTTGAACGCTCTAAGCAAGAACGTAAATACTTTAAAGAAAGCTAAAGCGCCGCTTATCCTAACGCCTCATCCGGGGGAAATGGCGAAACTAATTGGTTCAAAGGTTCAATGGTCCAAGAGTTCAAGGGATAAAATTGCCGTGGATTTTGCCAAGCGATATAAGGTGATTGTGGTGCTCAAAGGACATCAAACCGTTGTTACGGACGGGGAAAAAGTATATATTAATAAAACCGGTAATCCCGGAATGGCCACCGCCGGAAGCGGCGATGTCTTGACAGGCGTGATTGCCGGGTTATTAGGGCAGGACCTGCGGCCTTTTGAAGCCGCCCAACTCGGCGTTTATATCCACGGACTGGCGGGCGATTTAGCCGCCAAGAAAATCGGGGAGCTTTCGCTTATTGCAACAGATATTTTAGAGTTTTTACCGAGTGCGTTTAGGAGGATAATAAAATGA
- a CDS encoding CRTAC1 family protein, whose translation MKYVIMVVLVVSSCVLLLAQDKDTAQVNPAFEDVTEKAGIKLGNGQARHVAWGDYDNDGFDDLLLNGSRLFKNNKDGVFTDTTQKAKITEPAGGGIWGDYDNDGHLDIFAYDYNKYILWHNNKDGTFTSVAKEAGLGINPYPTQAAAWVDINNDAYLDLYVVNYEWNDKELISVGAPDVLWLNNKNGTFDNVSLQSGITKSEPPKCGYGVAPADFNNDGFADIYVTNYRLQPNYLWKNDGKGFFIDVAREARVQDKESKVDDNGGVFLSYGHSIGACWGDINNDGLLDLFCANLAHGGRFLEFSDISALYINQGAPKWDFINIQKESGIPYAETHSEPSFGDYDKDGFLDLYLSICYKDRYVLFYRNQGNCTFKDMTKEAGISQQDGWSAAWCDYDNDGNLDLAVGGGWESALKLYRNKGNKNAYLKVKVAGKDCNKSGIGTKIKVTAGKLVQAREIFNCHGLASQDSMSAFFGFGDYKGKVEVEVKFPCGKVKTLKAQDLNKIITVNE comes from the coding sequence ATGAAATACGTAATAATGGTTGTGCTTGTAGTAAGCAGTTGCGTTTTGCTTTTAGCGCAAGATAAAGATACTGCGCAAGTTAATCCGGCCTTTGAAGACGTTACGGAAAAAGCCGGGATAAAACTCGGCAACGGGCAGGCGCGCCATGTCGCCTGGGGCGATTACGATAACGACGGCTTCGATGATTTGCTCCTTAACGGAAGCCGCCTTTTTAAGAATAATAAGGACGGCGTGTTTACCGATACGACCCAAAAAGCAAAGATAACCGAGCCCGCCGGCGGAGGCATCTGGGGCGATTACGATAACGACGGACACCTGGATATTTTTGCCTATGATTACAATAAATATATATTGTGGCATAATAATAAAGACGGGACTTTTACAAGTGTTGCAAAAGAAGCCGGTTTAGGGATTAATCCCTATCCGACGCAGGCCGCCGCCTGGGTGGATATTAATAATGACGCTTACCTTGATTTATACGTGGTGAATTATGAATGGAACGATAAGGAGTTGATATCGGTCGGGGCGCCGGATGTCCTGTGGCTCAATAATAAAAACGGAACTTTTGATAATGTGTCTTTGCAATCCGGAATAACAAAATCCGAGCCGCCCAAATGCGGCTACGGCGTTGCGCCGGCCGATTTCAACAACGACGGTTTCGCGGATATCTACGTGACCAATTACCGCCTTCAGCCGAATTATTTGTGGAAAAACGACGGCAAAGGATTTTTTATTGATGTCGCGCGCGAAGCAAGAGTCCAGGATAAGGAAAGCAAGGTAGATGATAACGGCGGCGTTTTCCTTTCTTACGGCCATTCCATCGGCGCCTGCTGGGGCGATATTAATAACGACGGCTTGCTGGATTTATTTTGCGCCAACCTGGCGCACGGCGGAAGGTTTTTGGAGTTCTCCGATATCTCCGCGCTTTATATCAACCAGGGCGCGCCGAAATGGGATTTTATAAATATCCAGAAAGAATCCGGCATCCCGTATGCCGAAACGCATTCCGAGCCGTCCTTCGGCGATTATGATAAAGACGGGTTTTTGGATTTGTATTTATCCATCTGTTACAAAGACCGTTATGTCTTGTTTTACCGCAACCAGGGCAATTGCACTTTTAAAGACATGACAAAGGAAGCCGGCATCAGCCAGCAGGATGGCTGGAGCGCGGCCTGGTGCGATTACGACAACGACGGCAACCTGGATTTGGCGGTAGGCGGCGGATGGGAATCGGCACTCAAGCTTTATCGCAACAAGGGGAATAAAAACGCGTATCTTAAAGTGAAGGTTGCCGGGAAAGACTGCAATAAATCCGGGATTGGAACGAAAATAAAGGTTACGGCCGGCAAGCTTGTCCAGGCAAGGGAAATCTTCAATTGCCACGGGTTGGCTTCGCAGGATTCTATGAGCGCGTTTTTCGGCTTTGGGGATTATAAAGGCAAGGTAGAGGTTGAGGTGAAATTCCCCTGCGGAAAAGTGAAAACACTTAAAGCGCAGGATTTGAATAAGATTATCACGGTTAATGAATAA